From the genome of Muricauda sp. SCSIO 64092, one region includes:
- a CDS encoding head GIN domain-containing protein, with amino-acid sequence MTTLARIAIAALLALFTSSCAFDISFGEGKRGNGQVVEESREVADGFTAVYASEGLDVFVTQADKFSINVEADENIIDLIGTDIRDGRLKIHAIENIGRATKNVYVTLPEVNVLETSSGADLIAQNTITSDKIELEASSGSDLEVELDASTVVAESSSGADIKVSGKAETLYADASSGADIKARGLLTKKCIANASSGSDISVNVSESLTADASSGADISYTGEATVQKRKSVSGSVYKY; translated from the coding sequence ATGACTACACTAGCAAGAATTGCAATCGCAGCACTACTGGCCCTTTTTACGTCTTCCTGCGCCTTTGACATCAGCTTTGGCGAAGGTAAAAGGGGGAACGGCCAGGTAGTAGAAGAATCCCGTGAGGTCGCGGATGGGTTTACCGCAGTCTATGCCTCTGAAGGCCTGGATGTCTTTGTGACCCAAGCGGACAAATTCAGTATCAATGTTGAGGCAGATGAAAATATCATTGACCTCATAGGGACGGATATTAGGGACGGGCGACTTAAGATCCATGCCATTGAAAATATTGGCAGGGCCACCAAAAATGTGTACGTTACATTGCCGGAAGTCAATGTCTTGGAAACTTCGAGTGGCGCGGATTTAATCGCGCAAAACACCATCACCTCGGATAAAATTGAATTGGAGGCCAGTAGCGGTTCCGATTTGGAAGTAGAATTGGATGCCTCAACCGTAGTTGCGGAATCCAGTAGTGGGGCAGATATTAAGGTTTCCGGAAAAGCAGAAACGCTTTATGCGGATGCCAGCAGCGGGGCTGATATTAAGGCCAGAGGGTTACTAACAAAAAAATGCATTGCCAATGCGAGCAGTGGATCGGACATATCCGTCAATGTTTCGGAATCCCTTACAGCGGACGCCAGCAGTGGTGCGGATATATCCTATACCGGGGAAGCCACGGTCCAAAAAAGAAAGTCCGTTTCGGGAAGCGTATATAAGTACTGA
- the trxB gene encoding thioredoxin-disulfide reductase: protein MSEQIEQIKTLIIGSGPAGYTAAIYAARADLKPVVYTGMEPGGQLTTTTEVDNFPGYPEGVDGPTMMSQLQQQAERFGTDVRIGMVTAVELSDEVGGIHRVTVDDSKQIEAETIIISTGASAKYLGLPSEQRLRGGGVSACAVCDGFFYKGQEVAIVGGGDTAAEEASYLANICEKVTMLVRKDHMRASKAMQHRVNNLENIEIRYNTEIDEVLGEQVVEGLRMVNNQTGEKEEIAITGLFIAIGHTPNTAIFKGQLDMDDTGYIITQPGSTKTNKPGVFASGDAQDKIYRQAVTAAGTGCMAALDAERYLATIETSEPVGS, encoded by the coding sequence ATGTCTGAACAAATAGAACAAATAAAAACACTGATCATAGGATCGGGACCTGCTGGCTACACTGCTGCCATTTATGCAGCTAGGGCCGATTTAAAACCTGTGGTCTATACAGGTATGGAACCCGGAGGACAGTTGACTACCACTACGGAAGTGGATAACTTTCCCGGATACCCCGAAGGGGTCGATGGCCCAACTATGATGTCCCAATTGCAACAACAGGCCGAGCGTTTTGGAACGGATGTGCGTATTGGAATGGTTACCGCTGTGGAATTGAGTGATGAGGTTGGGGGAATCCATAGGGTTACCGTGGATGACAGTAAACAGATCGAGGCGGAAACCATCATCATTTCCACGGGCGCATCTGCCAAATACTTGGGTTTGCCAAGTGAACAGCGCTTACGTGGAGGTGGAGTTTCGGCCTGCGCGGTTTGTGACGGCTTTTTTTACAAAGGTCAGGAAGTGGCCATAGTAGGGGGCGGGGATACCGCTGCGGAAGAAGCTTCGTATTTGGCCAATATCTGTGAAAAGGTAACCATGTTGGTACGGAAAGACCATATGCGGGCTTCCAAGGCCATGCAACATCGCGTAAATAATCTGGAGAATATTGAAATTCGTTACAATACGGAAATAGATGAAGTATTGGGCGAGCAAGTGGTAGAGGGCCTACGTATGGTCAACAATCAAACAGGGGAAAAAGAGGAAATAGCCATTACCGGGCTTTTCATCGCCATAGGGCATACCCCCAATACGGCCATTTTTAAAGGACAATTGGATATGGACGACACGGGTTATATCATTACGCAACCGGGTTCCACCAAAACCAATAAACCGGGTGTATTTGCCAGTGGTGATGCTCAGGACAAAATCTACAGACAGGCAGTCACGGCGGCCGGAACAGGTTGTATGGCAGCTTTGGATGCCGAACGTTACTTAGCAACCATAGAGACCTCGGAACCTGTGGGTTCGTAA
- a CDS encoding BLUF domain-containing protein, with translation MKAVLYLSKANQEFDKESLKALELQSAENNRKLGLSGYLYFDGSKFLQYLEGEEENLMPLLNKIREDSRHEFLCETQEEIPAKRFPEWNMKNIQSMVLELGLVEKTIIQTLSIFVEKGYHLDKGISRDLFKLMDHLKVVTF, from the coding sequence ATGAAAGCCGTATTGTACCTAAGCAAAGCCAATCAGGAATTTGATAAGGAAAGTTTAAAAGCCCTGGAATTACAATCTGCCGAGAACAACAGGAAGTTGGGGCTCAGTGGTTATCTCTATTTTGATGGTTCCAAATTCTTGCAATATCTCGAAGGGGAAGAAGAAAACCTAATGCCCCTACTGAACAAAATACGTGAGGACTCCCGTCATGAATTTTTATGCGAGACCCAAGAAGAAATCCCCGCAAAACGATTTCCCGAATGGAACATGAAAAATATCCAAAGTATGGTCCTTGAATTGGGCCTGGTGGAAAAAACCATCATTCAAACCCTCAGTATTTTTGTGGAAAAGGGATACCACCTGGACAAGGGCATTTCCCGCGATTTATTTAAGCTGATGGACCATTTAAAAGTGGTCACTTTTTAA
- a CDS encoding Na/Pi cotransporter family protein, translating to MIEILPLLLGGLLLFIYAISRLSKTMQDIATEKAKRIIAKYTGNLVLSIVVGTVLTILLGSSSAVIILAIVFINAGTLRFKQAIGIIMGANIGTTFSSQLIALDIGKYAVVPLIVGLAMEFFARGETLKRYGSALFYFGMLFFGLFIMERSVVPLRDSVVFEEWITHIDQNLIKGTLVGGLITLIVQSSSATVGMAIVLGKQKLISLAGGLAIMLGSELGTCSDTLIATIKGSRQAIKAGLFHLLFNFTTIIIGLLVFDHFLNFVLRVSQSQALDNQIANAHMIFNIAGVMVFLPFVGMAERLLNYWLPDKLAKV from the coding sequence ATGATAGAAATACTTCCCCTATTATTGGGAGGACTTTTACTTTTTATTTATGCGATATCGAGGCTCTCCAAAACCATGCAGGACATTGCCACGGAGAAAGCCAAACGGATAATCGCCAAGTATACCGGTAACCTAGTCCTGTCCATTGTGGTTGGCACGGTCCTGACCATTCTTTTGGGTTCGTCCTCAGCAGTGATTATCCTTGCCATTGTCTTTATAAATGCAGGAACACTGAGATTTAAACAAGCCATAGGGATCATTATGGGCGCCAATATTGGAACAACCTTTTCCAGTCAGTTGATAGCCTTGGATATTGGAAAATATGCCGTTGTTCCCTTGATCGTTGGGTTGGCGATGGAATTTTTTGCCCGGGGCGAGACCTTAAAAAGATACGGCAGCGCCTTGTTCTATTTTGGAATGCTGTTTTTTGGACTCTTTATCATGGAACGGTCGGTAGTTCCATTAAGGGACAGTGTAGTATTTGAGGAATGGATAACCCATATTGATCAAAATCTGATAAAAGGTACTTTAGTTGGGGGACTCATTACCCTCATTGTCCAATCATCAAGTGCTACGGTCGGTATGGCCATTGTGCTGGGGAAACAGAAGCTTATCTCTTTGGCCGGGGGACTGGCCATTATGTTGGGTTCGGAATTGGGCACCTGTTCGGATACGTTAATTGCAACGATAAAAGGCAGTAGGCAGGCCATTAAAGCTGGCCTTTTTCATCTGTTGTTCAATTTTACGACCATTATAATTGGATTGTTGGTTTTTGACCACTTTCTCAACTTCGTTTTAAGGGTGTCCCAAAGCCAGGCTTTGGACAATCAAATTGCCAATGCGCATATGATCTTTAATATTGCCGGGGTGATGGTCTTCCTGCCCTTTGTGGGTATGGCAGAAAGATTGTTGAATTATTGGCTACCGGATAAATTGGCCAAGGTTTGA
- a CDS encoding succinate dehydrogenase/fumarate reductase iron-sulfur subunit encodes MKVTFKIWRQENAASKGNFESYEVDGLTKDMSFLEALDHLNELLVSINKKVIAYEYDCREGICGQCGVFINGRAHGPHDHMTTCQLHMRSFEDGETIVVEPWRASAFPIIKDLVVDRSALDNIIEKGGYISAKTGTAPEANAILVGKELADKAMDAAACIGCGACVATCKNSSASLFTAAKINHLNSLPQGKQEASKRVLEMTRQMELEGFGSCTFTGACEVECPEGISILNIAEMNARRTKAKWLG; translated from the coding sequence ATGAAGGTCACTTTCAAAATATGGCGGCAGGAAAATGCGGCCAGCAAAGGCAATTTTGAATCGTACGAGGTAGATGGACTTACAAAAGATATGTCATTTTTGGAAGCTTTGGACCACCTCAATGAACTTTTGGTGTCCATCAATAAAAAGGTCATTGCCTATGAATACGATTGCCGGGAGGGCATCTGTGGACAATGTGGGGTTTTCATCAATGGGCGGGCCCACGGCCCACATGACCATATGACCACCTGTCAGTTGCATATGCGAAGTTTTGAAGATGGGGAAACCATAGTGGTGGAACCATGGCGGGCCAGTGCTTTTCCCATTATCAAGGATTTGGTGGTCGATCGTTCCGCTTTGGACAATATCATTGAAAAAGGGGGGTATATATCCGCAAAAACCGGAACGGCTCCGGAGGCCAATGCCATTTTGGTTGGAAAAGAGCTTGCGGACAAAGCTATGGATGCCGCTGCTTGTATTGGCTGTGGCGCTTGTGTGGCCACATGTAAAAATTCCTCAGCTTCGCTGTTCACCGCTGCTAAAATCAATCATTTAAATAGTTTGCCCCAGGGAAAACAAGAAGCCTCCAAACGGGTTTTGGAAATGACCCGTCAAATGGAGTTGGAAGGATTTGGGAGTTGTACGTTCACCGGGGCCTGTGAAGTGGAATGCCCGGAAGGAATCTCCATTCTCAATATCGCAGAGATGAATGCGAGAAGGACCAAGGCCAAATGGTTGGGGTAG
- a CDS encoding fumarate reductase/succinate dehydrogenase flavoprotein subunit: protein MLDSKIPEGPLENKWRNYQIKAQLINPANKKKLNIIVVGSGLAGAGAAATLAELGYDVKCFCYQDSARRAHSVAAQGGINAAKNYQHDGDSVWRMFYDTLKGGDFRSREANVYRLAELSAPLIDHYVQQGVPFAREYGGVLVNRSFGGVQVQRTFYARGQTGQQLLLAAYSQLYKMKRAKKVEMFPRHELLDLVVIEGRAKGIIVRDLITGKLKRFAADAVVLATGGYSRVFRLSTLAIGCNGSAIWKAHKRGAYFAAPSFTQIHPTALPQTSEAQSKLTLMSESLRNDGRIWVPKKKGDDRKANTIPEGERDYYLERRYPSFGNLAPRDIASRAAKERIDSGYGVGRLKNAVYLDFKHAIERFGMETIKDRYGNLFKMYKKITGVDAYNEPMQISPAAHFSMGGLWVDYELMTTIPGLYAIGECNFSDHGANRLGANSLLQASIDGYFVLPNTINNYLAHALKEDHPTTEHPEFEKVENEVKEHINKLLSVQGNKTVDHFHRELGKVMWQECAMSRNAEGLEKAIAQIKGITNAFWNEVNVTGGHKEMNTELEKALRLADFLEMGLLMCTDALEREESCGAHFREEFQTSEGEALRNDDTYSYVSAWEYNEGHFNLHREDLAFENVQPTVRSYK, encoded by the coding sequence ATGTTGGATTCAAAAATTCCCGAAGGACCTCTGGAAAACAAATGGCGCAACTATCAGATAAAGGCGCAACTGATCAACCCTGCCAACAAGAAAAAGCTGAACATTATAGTTGTGGGTTCGGGACTGGCAGGTGCAGGTGCAGCTGCAACGCTCGCCGAATTAGGGTATGATGTCAAATGCTTTTGTTATCAGGATTCTGCCCGAAGGGCCCACTCCGTAGCCGCGCAAGGCGGTATCAATGCCGCAAAGAACTATCAGCATGATGGGGATAGTGTATGGCGAATGTTCTACGATACCTTAAAAGGGGGGGATTTTCGTTCACGGGAGGCCAATGTATACCGTCTGGCCGAACTTTCCGCTCCCTTGATCGATCATTACGTACAGCAAGGCGTACCTTTTGCCCGGGAGTACGGTGGCGTACTGGTCAACCGCAGTTTTGGTGGCGTTCAGGTACAGCGAACTTTTTATGCTCGCGGTCAAACGGGACAACAGCTTCTGTTGGCGGCCTATTCCCAGTTGTACAAAATGAAACGCGCCAAAAAAGTGGAAATGTTTCCGCGTCACGAACTATTGGATCTAGTGGTCATTGAAGGAAGGGCCAAAGGAATCATTGTCCGGGATTTGATAACGGGTAAGTTAAAGCGTTTTGCCGCAGATGCCGTGGTATTGGCCACAGGGGGCTACTCCCGTGTGTTCCGACTTTCAACCCTGGCCATTGGATGTAATGGGAGTGCCATTTGGAAGGCCCATAAAAGGGGAGCTTATTTTGCTGCTCCCAGTTTTACCCAAATACACCCCACCGCATTGCCACAGACCAGTGAGGCACAATCCAAACTAACATTGATGTCCGAATCCTTACGTAACGACGGGCGAATTTGGGTACCTAAAAAGAAAGGGGATGACCGAAAGGCCAATACCATCCCCGAAGGGGAGCGCGATTACTATTTGGAACGGCGTTATCCAAGTTTTGGGAACCTCGCCCCCAGGGATATTGCCTCCAGGGCTGCCAAGGAGCGGATTGATTCGGGGTACGGAGTAGGCCGACTTAAAAACGCAGTATATCTGGATTTTAAACATGCCATCGAGCGTTTTGGTATGGAGACCATAAAAGATCGCTACGGCAATCTTTTTAAAATGTACAAAAAGATAACTGGGGTTGATGCGTATAACGAACCTATGCAGATTTCCCCGGCTGCCCATTTTTCCATGGGCGGACTTTGGGTAGATTATGAGCTAATGACCACCATACCGGGCCTATATGCCATCGGTGAATGCAATTTTTCCGATCATGGGGCCAATCGTTTGGGGGCAAATTCGTTGTTGCAGGCAAGCATTGATGGCTATTTTGTATTACCCAACACCATCAATAATTATCTGGCCCATGCCTTAAAAGAGGATCACCCTACCACTGAACATCCCGAATTTGAAAAGGTGGAAAATGAGGTGAAGGAACATATCAACAAATTGCTTTCTGTCCAGGGCAATAAAACAGTGGACCATTTTCATCGGGAACTGGGCAAGGTAATGTGGCAGGAATGCGCCATGAGCAGAAATGCGGAGGGGTTGGAAAAAGCCATTGCCCAAATCAAGGGGATTACCAATGCCTTTTGGAATGAGGTCAATGTGACCGGAGGGCATAAGGAGATGAATACCGAATTGGAGAAAGCACTTCGCCTGGCCGATTTTTTGGAAATGGGGCTATTGATGTGCACCGATGCTTTGGAACGCGAAGAGTCCTGCGGGGCGCATTTTAGGGAAGAATTTCAAACCAGTGAGGGTGAGGCCCTACGGAATGACGATACCTATTCCTATGTTTCCGCTTGGGAGTATAATGAGGGGCATTTTAACCTACATAGGGAAGACCTGGCGTTTGAAAATGTGCAACCTACCGTAAGAAGTTATAAATAG
- a CDS encoding succinate dehydrogenase cytochrome b subunit, translating to MFFRKSIIALTGLFLCIFLIVHLSANSILVLPEETARSLYNSYSTTLRESPLIKIVAYILYLSIILHVIYALLITINNRKAKTKGYLVNQYKENSSWTSQNMGLLGISILLFIVVHLANFWARIKLGMGEGVGLDANGHVDVYEVTYSLFQNGYYVVFYTLLMVPLGLHLHHGLKSAFMTLGFYHKRGLRTIAKVSLVYAIIIAVGFGIIPSIVFLK from the coding sequence ATGTTCTTTAGAAAATCGATTATTGCACTTACGGGACTGTTCCTTTGTATTTTTTTGATTGTGCACCTTTCCGCCAACAGTATTTTGGTATTGCCCGAGGAAACCGCTAGAAGTTTGTACAATTCGTACTCGACCACCTTACGGGAGAGTCCCTTGATAAAGATCGTAGCCTATATATTGTACCTTTCCATTATCTTACATGTGATCTACGCCCTCTTGATTACGATAAATAACCGAAAGGCCAAAACCAAAGGTTACCTGGTAAACCAATATAAGGAGAACAGCAGTTGGACCTCCCAAAATATGGGGCTTTTGGGTATTTCCATCCTATTGTTCATAGTGGTGCACCTTGCCAATTTTTGGGCCCGTATCAAACTGGGGATGGGTGAGGGGGTAGGTCTGGATGCCAATGGCCATGTAGATGTCTATGAGGTAACCTATAGCCTGTTTCAAAATGGCTATTATGTTGTTTTCTATACACTACTGATGGTTCCCTTGGGGTTGCACCTTCACCATGGATTGAAAAGTGCTTTTATGACCTTGGGTTTTTACCACAAAAGGGGACTCAGGACCATAGCCAAGGTCTCTTTGGTGTATGCAATTATCATAGCCGTGGGTTTTGGTATTATTCCATCTATTGTATTCCTTAAATAG
- a CDS encoding universal stress protein codes for MNKILVPVDFSDTSSNALSYAIQLFSTTSLEVTILHIYGARSTALLMKNIDDVLEKDAKKRMDGLLENVQKDHPEVVFKTRIVKDYAVSAIASLGDSGHYDFIVMGTKGASGLKEVFMGSVAGGVVSKTSAPVIVVPDGHTYRPLEKIVFAVSDDPFSDPKVIGPLVKIAGMHQSNIKILHIADEKTPQIEKVLEAMKDLSTSVDYAFGTGDTNKDLNEYLMKDFSGLVCLIRAKKGFMDRLLNESVTLKQTFNSPVPLLILHD; via the coding sequence ATGAATAAGATTCTTGTCCCCGTTGATTTTTCCGATACGTCTTCCAATGCATTGTCCTATGCCATTCAACTTTTTAGTACTACTTCTTTGGAAGTGACCATATTGCACATTTACGGTGCAAGGTCTACAGCACTGCTTATGAAAAACATTGATGACGTTTTGGAAAAGGACGCCAAAAAACGAATGGATGGACTTTTGGAAAACGTTCAAAAAGACCACCCCGAAGTGGTTTTTAAAACGAGGATCGTTAAAGACTACGCCGTTTCCGCAATTGCTTCATTGGGGGATAGTGGGCATTATGACTTTATTGTAATGGGCACCAAAGGGGCTAGCGGACTTAAAGAGGTATTTATGGGCAGTGTGGCTGGAGGGGTCGTTTCCAAAACCTCTGCTCCTGTAATTGTGGTGCCGGACGGGCATACGTATAGGCCCTTGGAGAAAATTGTATTTGCCGTTAGCGATGACCCTTTTTCTGATCCCAAGGTCATCGGCCCACTTGTTAAAATCGCCGGCATGCATCAAAGCAACATAAAAATATTGCATATTGCCGATGAGAAAACCCCTCAAATTGAAAAGGTGCTGGAGGCCATGAAGGATTTGAGTACTTCCGTTGACTATGCCTTTGGTACAGGCGATACCAATAAGGATTTGAACGAATACTTGATGAAGGACTTTTCTGGGTTGGTTTGCCTTATTCGGGCAAAGAAAGGATTTATGGATCGTCTGCTGAACGAAAGTGTTACGTTGAAACAAACCTTCAATAGCCCCGTACCGTTACTCATTCTCCACGATTAA
- a CDS encoding universal stress protein: MKLLEKILVAQDFSQSSENVVSSAIELAKIFQSTIVPIHILPDDVLNEKVRTLLNETALTKLKETTDQIKHEGVAAEKPLLMVGSPHEAITRAAVDVSANLILLGSGETKKGDTFRLGTTAERIIQKSGKPIFVIKEGVLLNVQHILCPVDFSDPSKRALKNAITMARRFKSELTILAVCELQGSTWFTSEKDKELENELRYRMHKEEFDSFLKEFNLTGLNWTKEIPKGNPSEEILSTISKKMIDLLIIGTSGRTGLNRMLMGSVTEKVIREVPCSFLTLKSEDAISLQLETNIRNIEELHGTAMKLMEDGFYEEAIGQLKACLNINSMYVPAYTGLAKVYEKLDQPERAKVYRNNAKDIMDKIWYQKIEEEVRKLRGS; encoded by the coding sequence ATGAAACTTTTGGAAAAGATTTTAGTAGCACAGGATTTTAGCCAGTCCTCCGAAAATGTAGTATCCAGTGCCATAGAATTGGCCAAGATATTCCAATCCACAATTGTACCCATTCACATACTCCCGGATGATGTTTTAAACGAAAAGGTGAGGACATTGCTGAACGAAACGGCACTGACCAAATTGAAGGAGACCACTGATCAAATTAAGCATGAGGGGGTAGCGGCCGAAAAACCATTGCTTATGGTTGGCTCACCCCATGAGGCCATCACCAGGGCGGCAGTAGATGTCAGTGCCAATCTCATTCTGTTGGGTTCGGGTGAAACCAAAAAAGGGGATACTTTTAGATTGGGTACCACGGCCGAGCGCATCATTCAAAAAAGCGGAAAGCCCATTTTTGTGATAAAGGAAGGTGTTTTACTTAATGTACAACACATTTTGTGTCCCGTGGATTTTTCCGACCCTTCCAAACGGGCGCTTAAAAATGCAATTACGATGGCCCGTAGGTTCAAATCGGAATTGACCATACTGGCCGTATGCGAACTGCAGGGCTCCACTTGGTTCACTTCGGAGAAGGACAAAGAATTGGAGAACGAACTCAGGTATCGCATGCACAAAGAGGAATTTGATTCGTTTTTGAAGGAATTCAATCTAACCGGTCTCAATTGGACAAAGGAAATCCCCAAGGGAAATCCTTCCGAGGAAATACTCAGCACCATTTCGAAGAAAATGATCGATTTGCTTATTATAGGGACTTCCGGCAGAACCGGGTTGAACCGAATGCTTATGGGAAGTGTTACCGAAAAAGTAATACGGGAAGTTCCCTGCTCCTTCCTCACCTTAAAATCCGAAGATGCCATTTCCCTACAATTGGAAACCAACATTAGGAACATCGAGGAACTTCATGGCACCGCTATGAAATTAATGGAAGATGGTTTTTATGAGGAGGCCATTGGCCAACTCAAAGCCTGCCTGAACATCAATAGCATGTATGTACCTGCCTATACCGGTTTGGCCAAGGTTTATGAAAAGCTGGACCAACCGGAAAGGGCCAAAGTATATAGAAACAACGCAAAGGATATCATGGACAAGATTTGGTATCAAAAAATAGAGGAAGAAGTCCGCAAACTACGCGGTAGCTAA
- a CDS encoding V-type ATP synthase subunit A produces the protein MHKAKGEVVSVNESLVGVRTTDGAIMNGEVAYIIVEDGKRLKSEVIDVKEGNRAYLQVFEDTNWMKVGDPVEFTGLPLAVKLGPGILGSVTDGLQNPLYELGKIEWFLERGLEVDPLDNTQKWHFTPMVEEGAAVTGSTVLGSVPEKLFEHKIFVPFSIQGNHTVTHIVKEGDYTVDEPIATIQDSTGKSVELTMAFEWPVKRPMPFTERSVPIKPMPTGIRILDALFPIAYGGTACNPGPFGAGKTVLQHSLARHSQADVVIIAACGERAGEAVEVFKDFPELIDPRTGKSLMDRTYIVGNTSSMPVAAREASVYMATTVGEYYRKQGLNVLILADSTSRWAQALRETSGRKEEIPGPEAFPMYISTLISAFYDRAGVEILGDGNTGSLSIIGTVSPAGGNFDEPVTQATLLSTGAFWGLSRALSDARKYPAIDRIDSNSKYPSQLEQEEVTYLLELLRDGKTIASNIILMGEKGITDESYIRYQKAELLDAVFLQQNSFHEVDGVTHPERLRLMFNMIQEIIDTPVDIKGKEEIRSHFNFIRQAFLDWNYMKPDEEGFDKQKTKLLNLLKQMGHVAENV, from the coding sequence ATGCACAAAGCAAAAGGGGAAGTAGTGAGCGTCAACGAGTCGCTCGTTGGTGTTAGAACTACCGATGGGGCCATTATGAATGGAGAGGTGGCCTACATCATTGTTGAGGATGGCAAGAGACTAAAATCCGAGGTCATCGATGTGAAAGAAGGCAATAGGGCCTACCTGCAGGTATTTGAAGATACCAATTGGATGAAGGTAGGTGATCCGGTAGAATTTACAGGCCTTCCTTTGGCGGTAAAATTAGGTCCCGGAATATTGGGCTCCGTAACGGATGGGCTACAGAACCCTTTATACGAATTAGGTAAAATTGAATGGTTTTTGGAAAGGGGCCTAGAGGTCGATCCCCTGGACAACACCCAAAAGTGGCACTTTACCCCAATGGTAGAGGAAGGTGCGGCCGTTACCGGCAGCACCGTTTTGGGTTCCGTTCCCGAAAAATTATTTGAGCATAAAATCTTTGTTCCCTTTTCCATACAAGGCAACCATACCGTTACCCATATCGTAAAAGAGGGCGACTACACCGTTGACGAACCCATAGCCACGATCCAGGACAGTACGGGTAAAAGCGTGGAGCTTACGATGGCCTTTGAATGGCCGGTAAAAAGGCCCATGCCCTTCACAGAGCGGTCGGTACCCATAAAACCAATGCCCACGGGAATCCGAATTTTGGATGCATTATTTCCCATTGCCTACGGTGGCACGGCCTGTAATCCAGGTCCATTTGGAGCAGGAAAAACAGTACTGCAGCACAGTTTGGCCCGTCACTCCCAGGCAGATGTGGTCATTATTGCCGCCTGTGGCGAACGTGCCGGGGAGGCTGTGGAAGTTTTTAAGGATTTTCCAGAACTCATCGATCCTAGGACCGGGAAATCATTAATGGACCGTACCTATATTGTAGGGAACACCTCTTCCATGCCCGTAGCGGCCCGGGAGGCATCCGTTTATATGGCCACCACTGTAGGGGAATACTATCGAAAGCAAGGATTGAACGTTTTAATTCTGGCCGATTCCACCTCACGCTGGGCGCAGGCACTTCGTGAGACTTCAGGTAGAAAGGAGGAAATTCCAGGCCCTGAAGCCTTCCCTATGTACATTTCTACCCTGATCTCCGCTTTTTATGACCGCGCAGGGGTTGAAATCCTAGGAGATGGCAATACGGGGTCGTTGAGCATTATCGGTACCGTTTCCCCAGCAGGCGGAAACTTTGACGAACCGGTTACCCAGGCCACCCTTTTGAGCACCGGGGCTTTTTGGGGATTGTCCAGGGCTTTGTCCGATGCAAGGAAATACCCCGCTATAGATCGTATAGACAGTAATTCCAAATATCCCTCGCAGTTGGAACAAGAAGAAGTAACGTATTTATTGGAATTGCTTCGTGATGGTAAAACCATAGCCTCCAACATTATTTTGATGGGGGAAAAGGGCATTACCGATGAGTCCTACATTCGTTATCAAAAAGCCGAATTACTCGATGCGGTATTCCTTCAACAAAACAGTTTTCATGAAGTGGATGGAGTGACCCATCCCGAAAGACTGCGCCTAATGTTCAACATGATCCAAGAAATCATCGATACACCGGTCGACATCAAAGGAAAGGAAGAAATACGGTCGCATTTCAATTTTATCCGACAGGCCTTTCTCGATTGGAACTATATGAAACCGGACGAGGAGGGATTTGACAAACAAAAAACAAAACTATTGAACTTGCTTAAACAGATGGGGCATGTTGCAGAAAACGTATGA